The following nucleotide sequence is from bacterium.
TCTTGGGGTTGGCCCGCTTGGCGGCATGGGCCACCATGCGCGCGTCGATGACGGTGAAGGTCAAGGTCTGGATCCCCACCACGTCCGGGGCGATGGCGCGGATACGGTCCTCGACCTCCTCCTGGGAAACTTCCTCCACCTGGCAGTCCAGCACGTGGATCTCATGGGGGGTCTTGGCCTTGGCGTAACCCGCCACATAAAGGAGGCCGAGGGGCGGGTTATAGCCGCGCTCCTCGTCCACCAGGGACGGGATGTTGGTGGTGATCATATGTTCGGAAGGAGGATTGATCAGCAGGACCTTCATGGGTCAGCGCCCTCTTTTCACCAGTAGATCGGCCAAGAGCCCCAAGGCCGCCACTTGGATGGCCGCCACGAAGAGGAAAAGCGTGGTCCCCGTCACGGTCTGGCCGTTCATCCGGGAAAGGACCGCCGAGGCCGCTCCCCCTAAGGCAATGATACCGCTTAGGGGTATGAATATCTTCAAGGGCTTGAAATACATCACGACCCGGAGCACCAGGGAGAAGAAATTCAGCGTGTCGCGGAAGGGACGGATCTTGGAGTCCCCCACCCGGGGGGCATAATGGATGGGATGGTACTTGACGATGTAGCCGTGGCATTCCAGGGCCAGGGTAATGGTCGTGGTAAATGAAAAGCCATTGGGGAAAAGGCCCTCGTAACGGGCCGCGATGGGCCGGCGGAACACCCGAAGGCCCGAATTCAGGTCCGGGATCCTCCGGTCCGCCAGGTAATTGGCCCATTTCCCGAGCAGCCATTTGGGGAAACGCCGCAAGGTGGGGATCGCCGCGTTGGGTTTGGTGCGGGCCCCCACCGCCATGTCGCAGTTCCCGGCCATGCGGATCAGCTCCGGCAGTTCCTCGGCGGGGTAGGTCCCGTCGGCGTCCAGCATGGCGATGAGGGGATAGCGGGCCTGGCGCATCCCGGCCTTGAGGGACGCCCCATAGCCCCGGTTCTCGCCCATGGAAACGACGGAGGCTTTCGCCTCTCGGGCCCTTTTCGCCGTGGCGTCCCGGCTCCCGTCGTCGATGACGATGATCTCATGGGGGATACGGGCCTTCTGCAGGGTGGACCGGACCCTCGCCACCACCGCGGCCACGCCTTTTTCCTCGTTGAACGCGGGGATCAGGACGCTGACAGGTTCGGCCTTCATTGGAGGTCCGCTTCCGTCTCGGCGTAGTGGGGCTTCTCGTGGTCCGAATAGACCATCACCCGCACCTTGTAATGGCCCGGCTGGACCCAGGGGGAAAAAGGGATCGTGCCGTAGAAGTACCAGATCCCCTTGTCGCTATCCTTGCGGAAATTGAGCTCCGGGCTCCCCATGACCAGGACCGTCCCGACGACCTTTTGGGCGTCCATGGGCGCGGAGACCTCGGCCAAGGCGGGCTTGCCCCGTTTCAAGGGGAGGGGCGAAAGCTTGATCTGCAGGGTGGGGTCCTGGATGCCGATGGACGCGCAACCAGTGGAGAGGATCAACAGGGTCAAAAGAAGGAAGCGCATGGGACCCCCTGGGGGAAAAAAGGAAAAATGTCGGAAGGATCCTTCCGGCTTATTTGCCGGCGGGATTGGCCTCGGCCGGCGGGGCTGCGGCGGCCACGCGGGCGGCTTCCCGCTTGGCCTTGAGTTCCTTGGCCTTGTCCATCATCTGGCGCTTGACCTTCTTCTCCCGGTAATCCTCCCGGGCCTCCTGGAAGGCGAAGGCATTGGCCTTCAACAACATGGTCTCGGTCAGGTAGGTCCCCACGCCGAAATTGATGAAGGCGGGAAGAAGGGCGGATAAAAGCACCAGAAGAAGCAGCCAAAGACTGTTCTGCACCTGGGGATAACCCAGGAGCGGTTTGTCCTGGAGCCCCAGGTAGATGATGTAACCCATCAAGCCGACCACCAGCGCCACGAAGAAACCCAGGAGGCGGAAAGTGTAGCGGATCTTCTCGAAGGTCCTTTCCAGGTCCTCGGCGAAGTCCACGATCGTCGTGCCCGATGCCTCGATCTGTTCCTTCCATTGGTCGTTCCAGAGCAGGATCTTGCGGCGCAGGATGATCCCGAAGACCACCACCCCGAAGGTGACGGTGGAAGTGAGGAAGGTCAGGAGGATGAACCCGAGGGCCGCCCCCGTCGGATGGTCATGCATGATGGTTCCTTTCCAATGGACCCCGGCAAGGGGTCAAGAGTGCGTCAACTGTACTGTCGCGTCCAGGAGCTCCAGGAGCCGTTGCTTGACCTCGGCCCAAGGGGCGCCCCCCTCCCCCGTCTGCTTGGCCTGTTGCCAGGCCATGACCAGTTGGGTGAGGATCTTGTCGCCCTCCGCCACCAGGGCCATGCGCACTGCCAGCCGGCGGTTCTCCTCTTCCTGCTCGAGGTCATCCTTCAACTTTTGAAGGGCCTGGGTCTGGGCCTCCGGTGAGGCCGTCTCGGCCTGGAGGGCCGCCCGGATCTCCGTTTCCAGCTTCTGCCGGATGGAGCTCTCCAGGACCTTCAGGAGTTCGTTCTGGTCCGCCCCCATCGTGATGACGGGGCCCGCCGCGGCCACCGGAGCGGAAACCGTTTTAGGGGCCGCCGCATTCCATTCGGCCTCCGACGCCAGCTCGGTCTTGATGCCCTTGGAGTCCCCGAAGATCATCGGGGTGAACTCGGCTATCTTATCATGATAAACCTTGAGGCCAACCTCGATTTCCCTGAGGTCGTCGGCGGTCCGGGCCAGGACCACCAGGTTGTATTTGGTTATTTCCTTGGGGCGCGCTTCCTTGACGTGGTCGTGGAGCTTGGGTTCCCGGACTTGGAGGAGCTTGAGGAAGGCTTCCCATTGGTTTTGAAGCTCGTCGATGGCGGCCACGGGGTCTCCTGGGTTGTTTCCCTTAACTGTCGAAGCAATCGCGGGAGGACCGGAAGGAGATCCCCCGCCAGTAGCCCGTCCGGCCCCAGCCTCCGGCTGGCCTTCTCCCCGGCGAGACCATGAAGATAGGCCCCGGTGGAGGCGGCGTCAAAGGGAGACAGTCTTTGGGCCAGCAGTCCCCCGATGATCCCCGCCAGCACATCGCCCGTCCCACCGGTGGCCAGGCCCCGGTTCCCCGTGGGATTGATCCGGACCTCGCCTTGGGGGGACGCGATCACGGTGAAGCGGCCCTTCAAAACAACGACGACATTATAGCTTTCGGCAATTTTCTTCGCAATTCCAACACGGTTGGACTCCACCTCGCCGATATGGGTCTTCAAGAGCCAAGCCGCTTCCCCTGGATGGGGCGTGATCACCACCGGGGCCCGGGCCGCCTTGAAAACATCCATCTGTCCCCCCAACAGGTAGAGGGCGTCGGCGTCCACCACCATGGGGACGGTGAGCTTGGTGAGGATCTCCCGGACCAGAAGGCCCGTTTCCCGATGTCGCCCGATGCCGGGGCCGATGACCACCGAATTCACGTTGGCGGCCAGGTAAAGGATCCGTCCCGAGGCCCTGACGGAGAGGAAGCCGCCCTCCACCTCGGGCACGGGAGCGGACATGGGTTCGGTCAATTTGGCGCCCAAGATGGGGATAAGGCTCTGCGGACAAGCCACGGTCACCAGCCCGGCCCCGATCCGCTGCGCGCCGTAGGCGCAAAGGGTGGCGGCGCCCGTGAGGCCGGTCGCCCCGGCGACCACCAGGACCCTTCCCCTCGTTCCCTTATGGGTGTTCTCGTCGTATTGAGGCAGGGAGGCCCGGACCATCGACGGTTCGGTCAGTTCGTTCTTCAAGGAGGCCGAGGTCAAAAGGTCCGGCGGGAACCCCAGGTCGTCCAGGACCACCTCGCCGGTGAAGGAAGCGGCGAGCGGCGTATGGAACCCGACCTTCCTCAAACCGAAGGTCACGGTCTGACGGGCCGGCAGGACCTCCCCCAGGGGGGCACCCGTGTCCGCGGAAAGTCCGGAAGGGATATCCACCGCCACGACGGGCCGGCCCAGGGTCTTCACATGACGGACCAGGTCGCGGGCCAAACCCTCCAAGGGCCGGGACAGTCCCGTTCCGTAAAGGGCGTCGAGGAACAGATCGCATTCCTCCAGGGCCCATTGGACCGCCTGCATCTGTTCGGCCTGGGTCAGGGGGAGAATGGGGACCTTGGCGGCCTTGGCCTTTTCATATTGCCCCAAGGTCGCCGCCGCGAGGTCCTCCGGCCCGCCCAACAGGACCGCCACCACGCTGGCCTTCGCTTGCTTGAGCAATCGAGCGGCCACCAATCCATCCCCACCGTTATGGCCCCGGCCGCAAAGGACCCCGATGGTCAGGGCCTTCGGGTCCCCGTATCTCTCCCGGAGGGTCCTGACCACCGCTTCTCCGGCCCGCTCCATCAGGAGGGGGATGGTCAAGCCCCGGTCCTTCACGGCCGATTCGTCGATCCTCTTCATGTCCGCGGCGGTACCGAGTTTCATTTCTTCGGGCCCCGCTTTTTACCGTCCACCCGGTAGACCAGGGTGGTGAAGAACTGGGGTTCGAAACGGAAAGCCGTGGCTCCGACCCGGTTCTGCAGTTTTTGGTCCTCCATCAGGTCCGTGAGCAGGGGCACCACCATGGAATCGTCCCGGTGGATGAGCACCGCCCCGAACCGATCCCTCATGTTCTGGTCCACGAACCCCAGGCGGGGGGTATAAACGCTGTGCAGGACCACGTAATCCCCGATCGAGGGTTGGAAGGGCGAGTTCTCCGTCAAATAGGACATGCGGACGACCTGACGCCCGGACCAGAAGGAGGTCTTAGGCACCTCATCGGACTGGATGACCGCGTCCTTCGGCAAGGTCCTCAAGAATTCCGAGGCGCGTTTCACGTCGCCGAAGGAATCGCTTTGGGAGATCAGGGCCGCCGAACTATAGAGGGCCGTCCATCCCAGGCAGAAGGCCAGGATCCCGTTCTTCCAAAAGAGGTTCTGGATGGGTTTGCCCGGCGCCTTCCAATGGTCGAAGAAATTCTCCAGATGGACCCCGGCGGCCACCAACACCAGGGGAAGGAAAGGCATCAGGTAACGGTCCTGGTAGGCCGAAGGGAAAAGACGGGTCAGGAAGAGCAGGGCGAAGACCTGGAGGATGACCTTCCGGAAGGCTTCGCCTTGGGCGTCGTTGCGGCGGCTCATGTTCCCCAACCCCAGGATGGCGAACCAATAGACCAGCGGCGTGAAGACATAGACCGGTTGGGAAAGATAGGCATAGAAATGCTCGACCACGTTGAGGAAGCGTATCTGGCCGGAGGGCCCGGACTGGCCCACCCCCAGGCCTTCCCGGTAAGCGTCCAGGATGGTGAAGAATTTGGGTTTCAGGAGCCAGAGAGGTCCCGCCCAAAGGAGCATCTCGGCCAACCGTCTCCAAGGACCTCCCTCCTTCCCGACCCTTTCCGCCGTCAGGACGACCCAAGGGATCAACAGGAACCCTTCCGGCCGCGTGCAGGCCGAAAGCGCCGCCGCCGCCGTTCCCCACCACCAAGCGGTGGCGGACCGGTCCGCGTAGGCCGCGGCCAATCTTTCGATCCCCATCCAAAAAAGGAAAAGAAAAAGGACATCGGGCATGACCTTCACCGACCAGAACCAAAGCAGGGGGGAAAGAAGGGTCATGGCGCAGACGACCCCGGTCATCTCCAGGGACATCCAACGCCTGGCAAAATTCCACAAGGGCACGAGCAAAAGGAGGCTGGACAGGCTCGACAAGATACGGCCCCAGAGCCATCCCTCGATCCCGATCCTTTGTCCCAGGGCCAGCAGGAAGGGATAACCCGGGAAAAGCACGAATCGCTCGCCCGGGGCAAAACCGGACGAGAAATAAGAAAGGCAAAGGACGCCATCGGTGGTTTCCGCGGTGGCCAACTTCAGCAGGGGGATCCGCAGCACCAGGCCGAGGCCCAAAAGGAACCAAACCCATTGGCGGCTGGAGAACTCCCGGGGCACATAGGGTTTGGAACGGGCCATGTTATTTCCCCGTCGCTTCGAAAAGGACCGAGGCGGTGGCGTCCCGTTTGCTGTGGGCGATGGTCAAATGGATCCGGTCGATACCGCGTTCCACCCGGAGCTGTTCCATGATGCCCGTGAATTTCAGGGAAGGCTTGCCGCTCATCTCACGCACCACCTCGATCTGGGTCCATTTCCAGCGGCCCCCGAAGCCATGGCTGAAGGCTTTGATGACGGCTTCTTTGGCGGCGAAACGCCCGGCCAGGGAAGGATAGGGGTCCTTTTTGCGGAGGCAATAGGCCGCTTCGGCCGGCGTGAAAAGGCGCGCGATGAACCGCTCCCCATGCTTTTCATGGGCGAACTTGACGCGTTCGATCTCGATGAGGTCCACACCCGTGCCAACGATCATTTCCATACCTTTTACGACGATCACACCACGGCCATTCTAACATCCGGAGGCCTTAAAACAACGCGGCGGGCCCGAAGGCCCGCTCAAGCGTTCTTGACCCAGATCTTTCCGGACTCGGCCTTGATCTCATAGGTTCGGACCCGGGCCCCGGGCCCCTTGGTGGGCTCTCCGGTGGCCAGGTCGAAGGTCCACTGGTGGAGCGGGCAGGCCACGCTGTTCCCCACGAAAGTCCCCATCCCCAAGGGCCCACCGGAATGGGGGCACTCGTTGTCGAAAGCGTAAAGTTTTCCTTCCCGCTTCGCCACGACGACGGGACGGCCTTGAAGGCTGACGATCTTCAGGCTGTTGTCCGAAAGGAGCTTTTCATCGAGGACCGGATGGAACGAGGACTTTTCGGGTGGCATAGGTCCCCTGGGGAGAGCTTGGATGGGTTTACTTCTTGAGGTTCTTGAATTCCTCGGCGGTCTTCAAGCGGGCCTCGGCGCGGGCCAAGGCGTTCTGGGCCGCGGAGAGGTCGGTCCCTTCCTTCTTCTCGGCCAGGATCTCGGCCGAACGCTGTTTCACGCGCCTGGCCTCCTCCACGTCGATCTCGGAAGCGGGGACATATTCCTCGGCGAGCACGATGACGGAGGTGGCGTTCACCTCGGCGAAACCGCCCGCCACGAAATAAACGTCGCGTTGTCCGCCCTTGACGACCCGCAAGGTCCCCGGTTTCAAAGTGGAGAGGAGCGACATGTGCCCGGCCATCACCCCGAACTCCCCCATTTCACCCGGAAGGACCACCAGCGTGGCTTCCTCGGTGGAACCAGGAGCGTCCGGAGCGACGACTTGTAAGTTCAAGGTTTTTGACATGGCCTGCCTTTGCGGATCGTTTAAAGTTTTTTGGCCTTTTCCAGCACTTCATCGATGCTTCCCACCATGTAGAAGGCCTGCTCGGGGATCTGGTCGTATTGGCCATCGACCAGGCCTTTGAAGGACCGGAGCGTGTCGGCCAGCGGAACGTAGCGGCCCGGGGTCCCCGTGAATTCCTGCGCCACGAAGAAGGGCTGGGAAAGGAATTTCTGGATGCGGCGCGCCCGGTTGACGATCTGTTTGTCGTCGTCGGAGAGCTCGTCGATGCCCAGGATGGCGATGATGTCCCGCAGTTCCTTGTAGCGTTGCAGGGTCTGCTGGACCCGGCGGGCGATGGTGTAGTGTTCCTCGCCGATGACCAAGGGATCGAGCATGCGGGAGGTGGAATCCAACGGGTCCACCGCCGGGTAGATTCCGAGTTCGGTCAAAGCGCGGTTGAGGACGGTGGTGGCGTCCAAGTGGGAGAAGGAGGTGGCCGGCGCCGGGTCCGTCAGGTCGTCGGCGGGGACGTAGATGGCCTGCACCGAGGTGATGGACCCCTTCTGGGTGGAGGTGATGCGCTCCTGAAGCGCCCCCATCTCGGTGGCCAGGGTCGGCTGGTAACCCACGGCCGAAGGCATACGACCGAGCAAGGCGGACACTTCCGAACCCGCCTGGGTGAAGCGGAAGATGTTGTCGATGAAGAGGAGCACATCCTGGTTCTCCTCGTCACGGAAATATTCGGCGATGGAAAGGCCCGACAGGGCGACACGGGCGCGGGCGCCGGGGGGCTCGTTCATCTGCCCATAGACCAGGGCGGTCTTGTCGA
It contains:
- a CDS encoding Rieske (2Fe-2S) protein, producing the protein MPPEKSSFHPVLDEKLLSDNSLKIVSLQGRPVVVAKREGKLYAFDNECPHSGGPLGMGTFVGNSVACPLHQWTFDLATGEPTKGPGARVRTYEIKAESGKIWVKNA
- the acpS gene encoding holo-ACP synthase, which gives rise to MIVGTGVDLIEIERVKFAHEKHGERFIARLFTPAEAAYCLRKKDPYPSLAGRFAAKEAVIKAFSHGFGGRWKWTQIEVVREMSGKPSLKFTGIMEQLRVERGIDRIHLTIAHSKRDATASVLFEATGK
- the atpD gene encoding F0F1 ATP synthase subunit beta, which codes for MAQANVQNATGEVVQVIGPVVDVKFSEGTIPSIYNALRIDDEKAGLHITLEVAQHLGDQVVRAVAMSSTDGLRRGMKVSDTGAPISVPVGREALGRILNVLGEPVDEMGEIKAKKRYPIHRPAPPLVEQSTKKQILETGIKVIDLLAPYQKGGKIGLFGGAGVGKTVVIMELIRNIATQHGGFSVFSGVGERTREGNDLWVEMKGSGVIDKTALVYGQMNEPPGARARVALSGLSIAEYFRDEENQDVLLFIDNIFRFTQAGSEVSALLGRMPSAVGYQPTLATEMGALQERITSTQKGSITSVQAIYVPADDLTDPAPATSFSHLDATTVLNRALTELGIYPAVDPLDSTSRMLDPLVIGEEHYTIARRVQQTLQRYKELRDIIAILGIDELSDDDKQIVNRARRIQKFLSQPFFVAQEFTGTPGRYVPLADTLRSFKGLVDGQYDQIPEQAFYMVGSIDEVLEKAKKL
- a CDS encoding glycosyltransferase family 39 protein; amino-acid sequence: MARSKPYVPREFSSRQWVWFLLGLGLVLRIPLLKLATAETTDGVLCLSYFSSGFAPGERFVLFPGYPFLLALGQRIGIEGWLWGRILSSLSSLLLLVPLWNFARRWMSLEMTGVVCAMTLLSPLLWFWSVKVMPDVLFLFLFWMGIERLAAAYADRSATAWWWGTAAAALSACTRPEGFLLIPWVVLTAERVGKEGGPWRRLAEMLLWAGPLWLLKPKFFTILDAYREGLGVGQSGPSGQIRFLNVVEHFYAYLSQPVYVFTPLVYWFAILGLGNMSRRNDAQGEAFRKVILQVFALLFLTRLFPSAYQDRYLMPFLPLVLVAAGVHLENFFDHWKAPGKPIQNLFWKNGILAFCLGWTALYSSAALISQSDSFGDVKRASEFLRTLPKDAVIQSDEVPKTSFWSGRQVVRMSYLTENSPFQPSIGDYVVLHSVYTPRLGFVDQNMRDRFGAVLIHRDDSMVVPLLTDLMEDQKLQNRVGATAFRFEPQFFTTLVYRVDGKKRGPKK
- a CDS encoding glycosyltransferase family 2 protein, whose amino-acid sequence is MKAEPVSVLIPAFNEEKGVAAVVARVRSTLQKARIPHEIIVIDDGSRDATAKRAREAKASVVSMGENRGYGASLKAGMRQARYPLIAMLDADGTYPAEELPELIRMAGNCDMAVGARTKPNAAIPTLRRFPKWLLGKWANYLADRRIPDLNSGLRVFRRPIAARYEGLFPNGFSFTTTITLALECHGYIVKYHPIHYAPRVGDSKIRPFRDTLNFFSLVLRVVMYFKPLKIFIPLSGIIALGGAASAVLSRMNGQTVTGTTLFLFVAAIQVAALGLLADLLVKRGR
- a CDS encoding NAD(P)H-hydrate dehydratase; this encodes MKLGTAADMKRIDESAVKDRGLTIPLLMERAGEAVVRTLRERYGDPKALTIGVLCGRGHNGGDGLVAARLLKQAKASVVAVLLGGPEDLAAATLGQYEKAKAAKVPILPLTQAEQMQAVQWALEECDLFLDALYGTGLSRPLEGLARDLVRHVKTLGRPVVAVDIPSGLSADTGAPLGEVLPARQTVTFGLRKVGFHTPLAASFTGEVVLDDLGFPPDLLTSASLKNELTEPSMVRASLPQYDENTHKGTRGRVLVVAGATGLTGAATLCAYGAQRIGAGLVTVACPQSLIPILGAKLTEPMSAPVPEVEGGFLSVRASGRILYLAANVNSVVIGPGIGRHRETGLLVREILTKLTVPMVVDADALYLLGGQMDVFKAARAPVVITPHPGEAAWLLKTHIGEVESNRVGIAKKIAESYNVVVVLKGRFTVIASPQGEVRINPTGNRGLATGGTGDVLAGIIGGLLAQRLSPFDAASTGAYLHGLAGEKASRRLGPDGLLAGDLLPVLPRLLRQLRETTQETPWPPSTSFKTNGKPSSSSSKSGNPSSTTTSRKRAPRK
- the atpC gene encoding ATP synthase F1 subunit epsilon, which gives rise to MSKTLNLQVVAPDAPGSTEEATLVVLPGEMGEFGVMAGHMSLLSTLKPGTLRVVKGGQRDVYFVAGGFAEVNATSVIVLAEEYVPASEIDVEEARRVKQRSAEILAEKKEGTDLSAAQNALARAEARLKTAEEFKNLKK